The Eupeodes corollae chromosome X, idEupCoro1.1, whole genome shotgun sequence DNA window ctttaatttttcaatccgaaaaaaagattttgaaacagtttgatggaaaaaaattaactttttcgtTTGACTGTAATGACGAAAATTGGGAAGAGTACTTGGTGCCAACATATAATAACAGTTGTTGgtagaacaaattttactttGGGAAGAGGGTCTATCTTACCTCGTTTAGGCGGGAGGTGCAGTTTTATAAATTATCCTGCACCGCCCCCTACTTGGGATCATTATATGGTTTGGAGTGGGTGCACATTTTGCTaaatgcaaagtttcttttaaaattgaataaacttttggatttaaacatgaaatatagttttactatttttcaattatttttgaaattagaagACATACAAAGAAAACGTTTTCagtgtttgattaaaaattaatcagAGCATTTACatcaattatttctttattggtaTTTATGACATGACATGAGAAAAATAATactgaaaattatttgctttaTAACTTTATATTAAACTAATTATAAAGTTAAGTGTTCGAccctttgaaaaaatatgatttataaGTTCAAATGTTGccgttgtttttaaatattatttttttttttgattttaagtcaattttataaaattgcccCTCTTACATAAACGAGGGGAAATAGACAGCTCCTACTAAAGTTATTACTCGTgctaaacaatttaataaaaacacaaaaaaaaaaacaatttgcttTGTGTCTCaagtttttatacttttaaattttaactctgTGATATTAAACATGACACTGCACTTCAAATTTAGGGGTTCCATTATTTTTGAACATGCCCAAGAAACATGTTTAAGAACTAAATTTGTGCgattttacacaatttttctaacaaataGGCGTTTCTTTTTAGTTCAGAGCGGAGCTcgaactataaaaaaaaaaacaattgtgtttctttttgagccctgatcgttcagagcttcaaattcgtgtttcttttttagtttcgGACATGCTCAGAGCGCGCTCTGCGagttcagaataaaataacagagtaaacggagttaAATGgtaaacacaaacaatttgaaagctaggaaattaaaaaaaatcatcgtcaaacAATAAAAGTGGCGGAAGAGGTCCAGAGTAAGAgtaagataatttaaaaaaaaaaaaaacgaattgcatatagcatttttatgagttaaatttatttcaggcgtaAAATGGATCAACGCTATGACTGCTtttcaaatcatgacagtttagtgctcaagttgtttcatatttaaatcagatagctctgaacatactctgctcagaactctactctgttcgctcagactctgctcagtgctcagctctgatcttaaaaagaaaaacgccaatagTCTTCCAATTTTACAGCTTGAAGAGAAATCcaaatatgattatattttcttaattgcATTGCCCAAATTGTGTGCATAAACAATCATATACAAATGTCTCAAGCCTGTGGTGATGGTAGaattatgaaattgaaaaggttgtatattaaaaaactttaaatgtagatctttcctacaaaaattaaagctctTTTTACAACATTTTCGATAAAGGGAAAGATTTAAGACAGTGAATAAAAGGAAAAGGGTTCAATTGACCGATGTGTTgatttataatatattataacatGCGAATTCCTAGTTTTGTATGGCTTTGGCAGTAAGCAAAGATTTTTCAGTCTGGattgataattgaaaaatgttggtataTTGGGATTGATTACATGTATTATTGGTAGGTATTAAGAtatttgttaattgaatttgttttcatgtaAGTCGGAAGGTATTTTTACTTACCAGATTTGTGAATTTTATAGTACCTACCAGTATCAGTACAAGTTCATAGTTGctgaaattttacaaacaaaattatgcattgagagaaaacaaatgaaatatatgtgtggatggatttttttttgtatagtcttttaagtgtgtttttttttttgaaaattttgtatcgctaaatttggtttaaataatttaaaatgaataaaaacaaaagccaGCATATGAACAAATATATCATCGAGCGCTTCATGTCCATTTGCATCAACTATAAATAACACCAAGAACATGTTCCTCGTTGGATAAAGCAGTACCCTAGCTACGACAAAAAAATTTCTTACGAAATTTAGTGCCAAACTAGGAAGGGAAGGCTGCAGGGTGAAATATCATCagtatttgttttttacaaaagaactAAGAATTCTCCAGATCAATTTAACTTAATCAGAtagaccatattgcgatcgacgataGGCACGCTTCTAGTATCATGGACGTTTGAACATTTCGGAAAGCTTAAATCGACTAggaccatttttttcaaagcagCACTGTATACAAGGTCACGAGCACTAGGGGCTGAAGGGGAGAAaaaaacaccgacttctcaaaagTAAAAAGCGAGATCCTTTAAGCAATAAAATAACAAGCAACATAGAAATAGGAGGGGGAGTCTATCTCCCCAATTTAGGAGTAAGgggagcttatgactattgcttcctttcgagcaacttataggcggggttgaggAGATTCTGAACAATTTCGTGTAGGTTCTTATGGCCGGAgaagaaaaggtcaattcctagttccagatttttaccaaaatcacactcatccaaagcgatcactgaagctgttatgatgggctgcaatttctccatgactatatctttggcttcttcctttgagaACTCGCCTGGTTGATCCAatgcactgaggatcttcttgatgttggcaagCTTTTCATCAAGTTGCGAtgcgatagcccactgttgtggttttgtTCACTTCTGCTCTCCAAATGAACTTATCacctttttcatattttccaaatccttgtgattgtacggagttaccggaaagtctttgttctggtagtaagcgaaagcgtcgagcATATTGGTGACGACGAGTTAGAAGACGCAAGTCCTTGGGGTCATCACGCCATAATAAATTCCGTTCCCTCGCTTAACAAACAGCGTTTGAAaatctggaggatcataaaagaaccgccagtgccgcaaatagtaaCCGGGGCTTTTAAACTCGACCTTGGCATATTTTGCCGCAGCTTCCCAAagattccattttgtttttttttctcttccatattctgtaaataaaaacaaaaagaaataattcttattttatagCGAAATTGTATAAAGAATAttacagcagccatcagctgttttgtttacattaatttgagcgctgaatgtttcgaaagatTTGTTCGtgtagttcaactttgaattgctactagttttcgagaggttttttataaaacttgtggttgaCGCACatttgtggtttaccaaaaatgtatggaaaaacttgagttttcgatgtaggttttcggccaaaaccgattatttcgcgaaaaccgggttttggacttggtgtgaaaaacCTATAAGACAACTATTCACAAAAACATAACACTTAAACCAAAATGGAAAAAGAACAACATGAAAATTAGGTTTATTGGAAAGGGGAGACGTCCAATCTGATCTTTCTTGGGACAGCAAGAGATCACTAGAGATGATATTATTCAACACAAATTGGATATTCGTAAGAAAAGAGAATCCACTGGGTTATCACAACATAATGGACAAAGAAAAAGAGAACAAACtaaaaacactctatatgaagatataaatccttaCGCACCCTCCAAGACCCatttgtaatgtggacgaattcaacgagaaaaattgaagTGAAAGTGAGAAATCACAAGCATACTTCAATGAGTTTATGATTCTGATTTCCgctttagcttgtaggcaaacccatatggctaccgaggatttatatatttattagagtgtttttgaaCAAACATCAGTAGATACACATTTGATAATCTTCGCATACAACAAAATAtagacaaaacaataaaaacactgGAAGTTAGAGACATCAAAATAGCTAATTATTATTCTCTTGTGATAAgagtgtaaaaaaaattacattggtttattttatttttataaacatttttttgttgaaaaagtgtaaattgtaaagtttttaattttattcacatTTTATATTACTCCACTGTAAAGagaaataacaaacaataacaATGAAACTTTCCATTATATGGAAGTAGTCATttctaaaaccaattttcaagaagggtaacaaggcggatataaccAACTACAgtcccattgcaaagctttcttgtattcttaaaatgtttgaacaagttttttgtgaaagtgtagcatttttaagTGAGAATCTCATTTGcaaacagcaacatggttttgtgaaccgttacaaatctcccacattctcaaacatatgttcaaatcATACCTTCAAAACAGATCACATGAGGtatttgttgctcaatctggtgttccccagggaagccctCTTGGCCCTTtcctgttcatcctgtctattaacgatgtattgTCATCGTAAAGTTCACCCATGATCGTAATGTATTACATCCGACATTAATAGTTTCATATTTTGGTGTTGGCAAAATAGCCTTtgcactcaaccctttaaaaagCCAGACGAtaagttttactaaaaaacgaatcggtagtgtatttgatcattgtatatcacagcaaaaacttcGCCGCGTCTTcacagttttcatttttgttgcaacttagaatttacatatgaaattaattttattgtcaataggGCAAGTTCTATGCTCGGTTTTATAAAACGGTGGGCAAAAGTGTTCAATGATCCCTGTGTTACTTTTTCTATTTACAGTTGCGATGtttgtcctcatcttgaatatgcttcgcaagTATTTGGACTCGAGGGCATACTTATGAGAATTCCTGGAAGTGTCacagtattacggttgaattgcttGAGGGGAGGAACGCAACTGACTATTTTTCTAGATCATAATCCttaaaaatataggaaataaagGGTGAGACAGGACACTTAATGACGATTATTAAGTGACGTAAACGATAAGACAATGAtaacatcaaaaatcaatttatatgcTCTACTGTCCAAGaaacttaagtaagttgcaggagaacCAGCTGAGGGACAGGAGTGATACTTAAGCTTTGAAAGTTTATAAGTCTTATAAATAACAGTCAGATCATAGAGGGAGAGCAACTTGTGTCCTTGTCTAAGGAAACTGAAACATATTGCAGCATTCTTCGCGACATCCTTTCCTTCTGTAAGCGGAAATTGAAAAAACACAAACCGATAATTTCGAGATTTTCAGTCTCTGCTGTAAGTGCCACTCACGGACTGTGAGGAAGGagcaaaataaatgttaactaTTTACAATAAGCACCATTGAGTTTTAACCCATTAAGTTCTACCCGAGTTCTGATGCCCCAtttaacaatgctgtcaaggtcAGAATATAATGAGCCTATGGATTAAAAGTTTCAAacagaagatcattaaaaaTAGTAAGAAAGAGACTCTGACTGAACTGACTACgtcaattttgagttttttgtattttgaaaactgACAACTCATAAACCTGATGTActcgtttaattttaaaatcggatattacacaaacaattttattccaTAACTAATCCAAATCTTAcaagaaaatttcaaacaaaaacacgatATACCCAGCACCGATATCATTCGAAACTATAAGGAAAATACATTTAACTAACAAAGACACACTTGTGCCCGTtaacacaaatacaaaaatacttaatttactAAATGACAACTTTCGTACGTTTTACTCTCCAAAAACCGTTtgttaagattattttattcgtaatTTTTACATGGTGCCCATAAAAGGATGTAAAAACTAGAAATTTGcaatgcaacaacaaaatagTAAGGTGAAATAGTTTTGTATTGACAGACAAATCAGTTTCCAATCCTTGAAAATCTCTGTTTTCTGAAGCAAGAATCAGTCGAAACTCGATTAACCAGGATGGTCGGGACCGAGTACATCACGGATAGTTGAAATATCCCggataatagatttttttcctcaaataaaataaaacagaaattgatatttatttttttttatttttataaaaaaaaaaaaacaaaacaaacaaaattaattcataagACTTAATAACTCATTCAGTACATATTTTTCTTACATACATTACAAAATCACAATATCATTAAGAACTTCAAGaaaatcgtttttaaagaagttaaaaCAATTGTTGTGTTGTTATTTGCCGTTAACGTTAATACGGTGAACACAATTCCTGTTGTGTTATTCCAGGACAAttcgattcttataaaaaacttaaaaggtaAAACTTACGTGAAGCGAATTAACTATTggaatttatgaaatttctaCATCATCGTATTCATCAGAAAGGACTTCCGGCTCGTTGTCAAGGGTGTTATTTATCATCTCCATAATTTCGTTCTCTGATAAAACAGCAAATGGTGAAGCATTCGCATATAAGTCCACCCAATTTCCTATTGCATTGACATCAAAATCCTCTGCGACTTCCATAATTGTTGAAATCTCGTCAATGGCATTTTGTTCTGAGGAAGTTTAGATATGTCGATGATGTAAGAactaaaagtttttgatttcgATAAAACTTACGAGTATCTTCTTTCTCATTTTCGCAATAATGGCACTTTAGGCTTCGAATCACGCCTTGGTCCATTGGCTGAATCAGAGAAGTGCAGTTTGGTGGAAAGTACCTTGCTAGTATATTTGCGGCTTTAAATCATTGACGTCTAGGTGTGATGGACCGTTATCCAAGAGGAATAAATCTTTGGAGTTCTTGtcaagattatttttttccCGGTGCACATTAATTTTTGGgacaaagtttttattaaaccGATCAAGGAACAATTTTTGGTTTACCCAAGCGCGCTTGTTGGCTTTGTAGATAACTGGAAACTCTACAGCATTTTAAAGTTCTTGGACTAGCGCTTTTGCCAATAACCATCAACTTGCATTTATGACTTCCTGAAGCATTAGAAAAAAACAGTACAGTGAGTCGTTCCTTCAAATCCTTATATCATTCAACTGAACGCTCGTCGTTGTTTGCACAGTGTTTACTTGAATTCTCTGTTTTAATGAGTTCAGGTAATTCCTCTACAAAAAAGCGTAGCAGCTTCGTAATCAGCATTAACTTTCATTCCATGGcggtttttgatttttcccaGCCATCCTACAGAGTATACACAGTCAGAGGCTATGTTTAGATTTGTATGATCAAATGTTCCTTTCTCCATTATCATTTGCCTTGAAATTTGAATTCCTCGAAATCGTTTTTGCCGAAACCATTCATACGTTCCTACGTCCACTTTGGAATTTTTCAGCCTATTCAATCCTTTTATAGTAAAGCTGTCTGCAAAAAATTTGACAccttgtctttattttttagaCTATCATATACTGTTTGGGTGCCGATTTTAAATCCTTTAgctagcatttaaaaaaaaaattctccttATAGTcgataaagaaaatgtttttgtttcttatgttaaatattttcatcaagGTTAATAGAGCGTCCCGGTCAATTGAATCTCAGGTAATCGAGTTTCAATTTCAACTGTAATTAATTCATAAATTTACAATAATCATCacgaaatttttcaaatttcagaaTTCATCTAGGATCAAAAAAATAGACGTCTTGGTCGCTCGAAATTGCACATGCATTCACAAAGtcccttaaaaatatttcctgtattttaagttttgaaaacgtAATTGcagaaaaagtttgttttcaaaaatttaaatgccatttgatttctcaaaacagccctaacttttcaattttttttattcgaaaattgtGAGAgcggtttttataaaaattaataataaataaattgggtgacgcaacagtccgtttgagaactagggcctagtgactgacaactcttaaccattcctgtgtgcgagtactgttgtcagggatagaagggacctacagttttaagccgaatccgaacggcaaatttgagaaagcacatcttatgacaagaattactcttggagaatttgtcaattcctcgcaagaggcagtacccatgaaaaaaactttaggtggcatagtcagggatcgaacccaagacctctcgcatgacagtccatcgcactaaccatcatgccacaggtattaaaattaattaaaatttttaaatttaaaataaaatttatgttaAGTAAGCAGTTACTTAGAACTTattaatataagttttaaatttcaatttcctaATCTCTAATCctaatttctatttttagatattgaattttgaaaaaaaaatgtttaatatttttgtaaaaatcaacaCTTAAATcgtttttgatcatcaaatattattgatacAGTTTAAGAGTTCGGGCAGGAAAGAagtattgaaatcggttaataagttcttgagaaaacttaaaaaccaaataacggttttattGGGGGTACCACTATGGaccaatatgttttttttgttaaaaaaaaaattaattaagaaaaaaactttagagaaaatttaaaaaaaatctaaaaatctaaaataggAGATAATGAATTTGGTGCAGTGAAATACGTTTCTTCCTCTAAAtttgatttctattttttttccaaaatcacaaaatatttttttcatgaccTCCAATTTTAATGCACTAATTATATTGAATCCTTGTAAAATTCTTGTTCATGCGTATTTTTCAACTGCTTTATATATACATactagatttgtttttttattttagaattcgTGTTCATATAACATATTAGTTTACAATATCCGCGCAAACTTTCGTGGATGCAGCATTGAATATCAATAAGCTAACTGGTTAATCTTACAaatatattgtttcttttttttttcatcttgttTCTCAGCATTACCATTAAAACGTGCTGAGATTTATAAAAActgcaaaagaaaaacataatttctttctttataAATCTTTAATAACATTAATGTTGGAACCGAGCTGTTCCATTTggggcatttttaaaaaatgaagtaTTCATTACTAAAATAATCATTATTATTGTGTTAGTTCAAAAGTTAAATTCGACTTCCCTTTTGACGTATGGctctaaaaacaatttatggGACAATTGtgataaacatttcaaaataaatcgttgttccaaataatttaaatgttaattacgTCAAAACTGAGCAAGTGTAAATTGAAAGATACTAAGAGCTAACCAAGTAATAAGTCAAAATATAAGTTCAATCCACCCGAgaagtaaaaaattaataacaattttgaataaacatcagaaggttaaaaaaacaaacaaaaataattaaaataaatattaaaaataataatattaaacaattaataCGTCTTAAAGAACTGAaataaaggtaaacattttaaaaaagagctGAACGCTTTTGCTAGGGATTACGAACAAAATCTTTACTTTAACCAacctaattttaaacattaagtAAAAGGAATGAAAGTAATAACAGCAATTATGTGTCACATGcagtagaaaatatttattaatctatttataatatttttttttgatatcaagAAAAAATTGTGAGAAAGTGAAtatgtgttgtttttaaaaataattgtgttatgTTTTCTTACCCCATCTTAACGGACGCTATAACACACACTTCTCATCAATATATCATTTAACAGATTATGATGGGAAATCCTCTGGAGGCGTTTGGTAAGGgattaacaatttactagttagcaattcgataaatatttagcaatttactaatggaacccaacattttaaacctttcttttcgttttgtagTAAATTACTTATTCCCTCTTATTAAAAACGAGCAttcaaacatgtctaaaaagtgacagttcgtgaaaataatcaaaacatttaCGGTTAAACGTACCCATTAATTGGAATTTCCAACTGttgactggaccattccatccactgttcttataagaataattgtacagatgtcatattGACTTAACAAGTTACTAAAGGTAAGAGTATTTTATCGAATCGAACGTACAAAGAGTACCTTAAAAAAAGACTACGGTTTGTTTCTAGttcaataaaagttgaaaaaagtatttaaatgtaTTATGCATTTTTGACACTATGGTCAATGTATTTGACAGCGTGTTTGTCTAcataattatttacatatatgtagttTACATATTCCATATTTTTCtcgtttgaaaatatttcatcgAGGAAAATAtagtgttatttattttattttactcttaaagaaatattttaatgtaaaaatcaCAACAATGTAAcgattttgatcaaaaatttggCATGttgaataacaaaaagaatTGCGAATTgttaataagaataaaaaacagGCATAAATAATAACGGCTTAGAagttttatatatacaattttgtagGCCAAGCCGAAAGCTTTTTTGTGTGATATAAAATGCACATTTGCTGTGTAGTTAGATTGGCCATAACACTTTCTCCTATGCACACTTTTACAACATGGGCGCATATAAATAACTGTTTGCATTTGTATTCaagtttgtttttggttttcctCTTTTATGAGTATGAGACTCTGACCCACTGTTCGACTTCGGCTTTGCACAGGGAATAGCTAGttctttagttttatttcatccttcttattgtttgttttctttttatatatttgtaactTGTAAGTAAGGTGATAGGTAACATACTTttcagtttgttgttgttgttggtatggAAGTGAATTCATTTTCTATTGTGACTTTCCACTTTGGATTGAAGTATTTTTACAACTTTATTTAACCTAGTTCTTTATTTATGAGTTTATTCaagaatagattttttttaagagaaatcaatgagcgttaattttattttaaagaggaATGTATGCATGAAAAACGATATTAGCCAAATGGTGGCCATGGGTATCCTTTCCTCGAAAACCCCCATCATTAATTCACACATTTGTTTCGATTCTGTACGAATTCCATCTTTGAGGGTCAGTAACATTTATCATTAGAAtgttattttaagaaagatatTGATGCAATTAGATGACTTCTATTtccaagtatttattttttaaaaagaaacagcacatctgttttcatataaaagacAACCATTGGTCCAGTTACTGTATGCTGGTAGTTCTGATTTGTTGGTTACCTATTTTTGATGTCAGCCTTATTAATAATCCAAGTTTCCGACACCGAGCGAAAAACGCAAGATGtccaaaaatcagaaaaaccGCTTATTAGTAGGTATTTTTTACGgtgaaaaagatttgttttaatacaataatattttacgATTTTAAGGCAAATTAATCAACTgcaattgaagcctaaatttatgTGTGTAGATGTAACGATGTATAAAATAAGGTTGTTCAAAAATTagattcaaattgatttttttaacgaaCAATAGAcgaattaaaactaaaataacagAAAGACAATTATATCTACTACACTGTTTTTTATGCAAGTAGTCTTTTCTCTAAGCAGACAGATCCCGTCAAAATGTATACACAAAATAAcagtttcattcaaaaatatattttttatatcaaaagaagCCCAGTTGAGGAAAAGAATGTTAgagaatatttaataaaaatctatcgggccatttttaagaaaaatcgaactgtcgatttttgaccaaagaATTTGTATTGGGATTActgttatttttgatcttaagaAAGTGTGAAAAAACCTGACgtgaatgtttttaaaaccaTAATTTACAAGTTTGGACAGAACTGACCTATGGTTTAAGCTGTATTGGCGAGGACAGCCAGACAGATGGAATCGCGGGattcacttttttcgacttctctaccatcgaatcataatttcatgtttgattaaaatttcaagttcgacatttttaacgaatgcaaaactttccATACATACAATACAAAGTGGAAGAATTAAGAGAGTCAacttaaaaagcaaaaacactctaatacatatatatatagagTGTTTCTATTACaaagcttcaaaaaatatagaccAAAAGTAAGAGCTGCAGCataaaaagcttttcaattaatttcttttctacCTCTCATAAAAACTTAAGCACACACTATTTCACACATCTCTTTTTCTTTCAGGGTTATTTTTTTGCTGCAATATTTTTGTCCTCCTTTTGTTTTATGGATATTGTTATTGTATTCCTGTATTACGCATCTCTTTTATCTCTTATATcttacacatacatatgtatattgtgtTGTTCTTGTAATGTTTTACTTAGCAAAAGCACCTATATGAAGAtgtaaatccttcgtacgtataaCCCTCCAAagcccatttgtttacattgttgtatttgtaatgtggtgGAATTCAACGAGAgaaattgacgtgttttcacgcatacattgaATCGTCTACTGAGTTTTTAGgggaaatttaattaattagagAAGAAATTACACGCATATGAATGAATTTATGAgtctgatttccggtttagcttgtaggaaaaccaagatggctaccgaggatttatatcaaaaacactatatgaagatataaatcctcggtagacatcttggtttgcctacaagctaatcCGGAAATCAGTCTAATAAACTTATTCTTAGTGTGCGTGTCATTTCTCCTCcgattttatgaaatttcccACAACTTAGTAGTTGATTCTAggtatgcgtgaaaacacgtaCATTTTTCTCGTTTAAATCGTCCACATt harbors:
- the LOC129953230 gene encoding histone PARylation factor 1-like, producing MGLGGEKKTKWNLWEAAAKYAKVEFKSPGYYLRHWRFFYDPPDFQTLFVKRGNGIYYGVMTPRTCWAIASQLDEKLANIKKILSALDQPGEFSKEEAKDIVMEKLQPIITASVIALDECDFGKNLELGIDLFFSGHKNLHEIVQNLLNPAYKLLERKQ